The Lactuca sativa cultivar Salinas chromosome 2, Lsat_Salinas_v11, whole genome shotgun sequence genome includes the window gtgtttgtgtttgtgtttgtgtgtgtgtgtgtatcaacATACAATAACATTCGACTTCAAATGATCCATAACAATCAACAATACAccacaattatatatataaacaaaatatatatagttACACAAGATATTGTCACAAGAAACgtaaaaacaagaaacaggaGTCCACAGAaagttttggtaattataataataataataactaactTGATACTATACTATGGATTTAAGGAAGAGACTCTTCACCTGTTAATTGGGTGAATTTGAGTCTTTTTTTATCTTGAATCTTGATAATTGATTTCACAGATACCACATGGACATATCCGGCGCCGGAGTTGGGTCGCCGGAAAAGTCAACTCCTCCTAGACTGAAAGGCGACTGCGAAACAAATCTGAAATCCAGGTTACTGTTTGCATCAAAAGCAGGATTGTATGGTGTTTTGTTCTCGAAATGGAACCCTGTTGTTGGTAAGAACGTCGATTGATTGTTGGATTCAACGCTGTGTACAAAAAAATCATCGTCGATCTGGATCGGAAATTTTTGCTTCTGGTGGTCGCCGACGCCGACGACGTCAAGATTCCCGGAGTTGAGATTTCTGTTGGGTTGTTGAAGATTGGTATCATAAAACGACATGAGATCAGAAATCACCCGTTGACCATCTCCCGGAAGTCCAAGTTGCGAACTAACAAATTGATTCTCCTGGTTCACGGCGGGAGCGGTGGTGATCTTGGGCTGAGCAAACGACGGCATAGCGAAAACCGGTTCTTTCTGGAGGTTGTTAATTTGGAAGTTTAGGGTTCCGCCGCGAGAAGGGTTGTGATTAGGATTAGGGGTTGGGCGATAGGGACAACTCATCTGGTGATTGTTTCTTGAAAATCTGTCCTGAAACCCGACCCGAATGTCACTGTAAGGACACTGAGAATGCTCACATGTGTAGATCTTGGGTTCCATCACCGCCGGAGGCGGCGGCTGCCGCTCATCAGATGGTTGCTTCCGTTTCTGTATAAAAGTCTCCGGAGACGCTATGTCGATGAGCTCACCCTTGACTTGGGCTAGTTGTGGGACCATAGAGCCCATGAGCCCAACTTGGCCCAAAGTGTAAACGGGCTTGCAGTCTTCTACTTCGATTGTCTGTTCATCTTCCACACCATCGACGTCGTAATCGCTGGTGTCGCTGACGAGATACGACCCACTTCCGGCGGCGGAAGATATCGGCGGACAGCTATCGGGATATAGCTTCCGGGAAAGCGCTTCCTCTTGGTTGATAATCGCAAGCCACGTGGCGCTCTCTTTCGCTGTCATCTTATCTTGTAAACATTTCGATTGCCTAACAAGCTTGCGAATTTTAGCTATGTCCGGCGACATATGCTTAATCACCGCCGTCAAAACACCGACTTTCCAAGCTTTTTTCAGatcgtgaggtttcttgtagggTGGGGTCCCCTGTTCTTTCGGGAGACCTAGCTGAGACCACCATTCTTCGTCTCCGGTGGGCCACCACGGCGGCGCAACCCCTTTCTCCAATGGAAACCTCCTCTGCGGAGGATCGCAGTGCTGCATTAGAGCAGATAAAAGGGACCCAAGTGTGGTGTCCTGAAGCTCTTGTAGAGTGTGAGGAGTGGAGACGACGGCGCAACTGTCCTCGTTCTTCCCGGAAACTGAATGGTCGGCTTGGTATTTGGCGATCGCCGCCGGGCCATTTCTGTCAAACCGGACTTTTTCCTTCCACCAGGCACGGAGGTTGTCGGAGGCTCCACTCACCGGTTTTCCATTCTCCGGGATGATTCCGTAGACAAACCCTTGAGCCTTACAAACTTCCATCATTTTAAGCATGTATTTCAAGATCCCATCTTGTGCACGAGACATTTTCTTTCGTCTTGCTTGTTCTTGAGATTGACGTTGTTTGGCGTTATCGACTTCTTTACCTTTGTTTTGATCTTTAAGTCGCCTCAAAAGCATTCGATCTCTCCACATTCTCCTTTCCAGTTCATCAACATCCATTTCTTCATCACTGTAATCGTCCTCCATTGGTGCCTCTTGCTCAACTTCCGGCGGCCTATCCCCTTCACACGGCGGAGCTGCAAGGAAATCAAGATTTCCATAGAAACCCATTTCTTCAAAGATCCCCATGGATCACAGTAGCCCAATACCAATCAAATCTTTGTAAATCTGTCTAAATATCACATCAACTATTTGCTCCTGAATATATCAAGCGTCAATCAGAGATTCTCCCTGAAGAAATAAAGAATCTACTTAGAAATTGTATTATTCATAAACACCTGAAACAAAACAGTCCACACACATAGAAAGAGAAATCGAACTTTACAGactctaatcacaagagatgaaAATAAGAATTAGATCCACTGATTGAGTTTTTATCCAAGGATTCGAAAATAATGTTTTGAAGTTCCTTAAATTTTGATCGAAGACTTTGTAGTTATGATTATTTTGTCTAGGGTGAAACAGAGCAATCAGAAAAAATTGATTCCTTCGATTTCATAGATCTCATCCAAAAGGTGAAAAAAGGGGGGAGAAAAACGAAGAATCTCATCAGAACTTGTAAATTTAATCAACTTTTTGGAAATTACTCCGGCTAGTTCATAAAAGGGGGCGATTAACAATCAAACCAAAAAAATCAACTGATATCCAGACAAATTCAAACAACCGACATCGAAATTCGTACAGATCCAACTATCAGTTACAACAAACCCAGATCAATTTCTCAAAATCATCATATAAACAGCAAAAGAAGCAGAACCAATCAAAAAGGGTTTGCGTTTCATCGATAAACTAAATAGAATATCGGTAAGATAAAAGGGGAAATCATGAAAAACAGACGAGATACACGAAGAAActaatgaactcaccagctttttgCTTTAAGACTTTGTTCAAGCTTGTTGCGCCATCTGAAAGGAGAAAAAAGTCGTCT containing:
- the LOC111909698 gene encoding ETHYLENE INSENSITIVE 3-like 1 protein, which codes for MGIFEEMGFYGNLDFLAAPPCEGDRPPEVEQEAPMEDDYSDEEMDVDELERRMWRDRMLLRRLKDQNKGKEVDNAKQRQSQEQARRKKMSRAQDGILKYMLKMMEVCKAQGFVYGIIPENGKPVSGASDNLRAWWKEKVRFDRNGPAAIAKYQADHSVSGKNEDSCAVVSTPHTLQELQDTTLGSLLSALMQHCDPPQRRFPLEKGVAPPWWPTGDEEWWSQLGLPKEQGTPPYKKPHDLKKAWKVGVLTAVIKHMSPDIAKIRKLVRQSKCLQDKMTAKESATWLAIINQEEALSRKLYPDSCPPISSAAGSGSYLVSDTSDYDVDGVEDEQTIEVEDCKPVYTLGQVGLMGSMVPQLAQVKGELIDIASPETFIQKRKQPSDERQPPPPAVMEPKIYTCEHSQCPYSDIRVGFQDRFSRNNHQMSCPYRPTPNPNHNPSRGGTLNFQINNLQKEPVFAMPSFAQPKITTAPAVNQENQFVSSQLGLPGDGQRVISDLMSFYDTNLQQPNRNLNSGNLDVVGVGDHQKQKFPIQIDDDFFVHSVESNNQSTFLPTTGFHFENKTPYNPAFDANSNLDFRFVSQSPFSLGGVDFSGDPTPAPDMSMWYL